AAGCCTTAGTGGCATATTTCAATTTCAAATTAATACCAGCAAAGGCATCGTTTAATCTTTTAATTTGAGACGCTATTTTATCTGCATCATAAACATATAATGGTGTGCCGTATTTTTTGGCGAGTGATGTTAAAACTGTATTCTCCACTGAGTATTCTTAATTAAATTGTTGATTTTCACTAATTCTTATCAAATGCTGATTTTTTCGTAAAATTGTTCCAAATCTTCGGGTTTACCAAATACAAAAATTGTATCTCCTTTTCTTGGAGTAGTTTCAGGTCCAATTTGGGTGGTTAAGTTCCCATCTCTTTTCAAACCTATCACTGTAACACCAAATTTATGACGAATGTTAGTTTCCGCAATCGGTTTGTCTGTAATTTCACTATGATCTTTTTCAATTTCATAGCAAGCTGTTGTTAAATTAGGAAATTCTTCAGTTAATTTTTGCATCGGTGACCTTTTTAGAACTCCTCTAAGCATTTCATAATTGTCTGCCCGTACATTTCTCACAAATTCTTTGATTTTCTTCTGCGGAATAAAGTATTGATTTAATACTCTTGTAAAAATCTCCACAGAAGTTTCGAATTCTTCCGGAATGACTTCATCTGCTCCTAATCGCAGATTTTCTTCTGTTTCAGTTATAAATCTGGTTCTCACAATAATATGGATAGTATTACTAATGGACCGTATTTGGGTGACAATCCGCTTAGTAGCTAGCGGGTCGGAAATAGCGATTACCACTACTTTGGCTTTGTATACTCCCAAACCTTTTAGTACCTCTGGTTGAATTGCATCACCATAATGGATAGGTTCACCCAGCGCTTTATATTTTTTGATGGTATCGGGATTCATTTCACATATAACATATGGAATGCCCGCACTTTTAGCGGCCTTAGCTACATTTTGTCCATTAAGTCCAAAGCCTATAATCACAATATGCTTATCCAGTTGTTCTTCTGGTATTTCATTGATTTCCTCGGGAGTGTCAGGAAAGGAAAAAAACATTCTCTGTGTTTTATTCCCTATTTTCGAAGCGAGCTTACTAGAAGCCAATTTATCAGCGAGCTTCGGGGAAATACTCATCATAAATGGAGTAATGCCCATCGTAAACAATGATACAGATAGAAAGTATTGGTAGGTAAGGTCTGAAATCACGGCATAAGTGATACCAACTGTTGATAGAATAAAAGCAAATTCACCTACTTGAAATATTGAAAAACCTATCCGATAGGAAGTCCTGCCCGGGTATCCTAGAAATGCTCCTGCTAAGGTGGCAATTAATGATTTTCCAATAACAGTAGCTACCATTAATCCCACAATAATAATGAAGTGGTCTGCCACGAAGAAAATATCCAAAAGCATCCCAATTGAGACAAAGAAAAATGAAGTAAACAACTCATGGAATGGTAAAATATTGCTTGCTGCTTGGTGGCTATATTCAGATTCAGAAACAATCAATCCCGCCAAGAATGCACCCAAAGCAAGTGAAAGACCTAGTGCTGCACTTAACCAAGCTATTGAAAAACATATTAAGACAATCACCAGAATGAAAAGCTCTTTACTTCTCGTTTTTGCAATTTGGTAGAATAACCACGGGACAATGTAACGTGCACTAACGAGAACAAAGGCAATTAGTAGAGCAGCTTTTAGTACCATCATCAGTATTTCCATCCATATATTTTGAGATTCTCCTGCCAATAGCGGTGTAAATAGCATCATGGGTACAACTATGATGTCTTGAAAGATCAGAATGGCTAGGATAGTTTTTCCGTGAGGCGTAGTGGTTTCTCCTTTGTCCTGTATGATTTTCAATACAATGGCAGTACTACTTAAGGAAAACAAAAAGCCTAGGAAAATAGCTGCACTTAAATCAAAATTAGTATTTAATGCAATCAGCATAACTAGTAAAATAGTCCCGACTACTTGCACCGTACCCCCGATGAAAACAGCCCTTTTAATGGAAATTAAACTCTTTATAGAGAATTCAATACCAATGATGAAAAGTAAAAGGATTACTCCAATTTCGGCAAAGACTTTTACCCCTTCAGTTGCCTCTATTAACTGAAAACCGTACGGGCCAGCAATTATACCGGTTATCAAGAAACCGATAATAGGTGGGACCTTCAATTTTCTAAAAAGCAGAATTACAAAAATTGAAAGTCCTAAAATGATGACAATGTCACTTAAGATCGGGATATCTACGCTTGCGGCTAAAATCATTAGGTATTTTATTAAGCTTCAAAAATAAACATATATACTAAACTTTTTAGGTGATTAGTCAACTCAATTGGGAAATCTTTTAATTTACCTGATTGACTGGGTAATGACATGAAAATTCAATTGCTATTTTTACTAGTTCATCCTTAATTTTTTCGCGTTGGGTAGGTTTTATTATTTTGAAAACCGGATTGACCCTTTATTTGCCTTCATAAATCAACAGAAATTATGCAAGCCATGAGAAAGTTTGTAATAACAATTCTACTATCGATGGCAGTATCCATCGGAATTTCCCAAGAAAAAGAAAGGGAAGTCACGTATACGCAAAATGTTAGAGGTATAATCGTAGACAAAGTGACCCAATCACCTTTACCGGGGGCCAGCGTCAAGATTGTGAACAGCGACCCATTGAAAGGAGCGACAGCTGATGTAAACGGACAATTTTTATTAGAAGATGTGGAAATTGGTAGAGTCAGCTTGGAGGTTTCCTATATTGGATATGAAACCATTGCAATTAATCAATTACAAGTTAATACAGGCAAAGAATTAGTCTTGAATATTGAATTACAAGAGAATATTGAAGAATTATCGGAAGTGACTGTTAAAGCCAACCAGAACCCACAAAATGCTTCTAACGATCTGGCATTGGTCAGCGCCCGAGGATTTGATATGGAAGAAACAAACAGATATGCTGGGGCTAGAAATGACCCTGCTAGAATGGCTCAAAACTTTGCAGGAGTTAGTGGAGCCAATGATTCAAGAAATGATATTGTCATCAGGGGAAACTCTCCCAGTGGTGTTTTATGGAGATTAGAAGGAGTTGATATCCCTAATCCCAACCATTTTGGAGCATTAGGCACCACCGGTGGCCCCGTAAGTATTTTAAATAATAACCTTTTGGCCAAGAGTGATTTTATGACTAGTGTCTTTCCATCCGAATATGGAAATGCTACTGCAGGGGTGTTTGATTTGAAAATGAGGAAAGGGAATTCTTTTAAAAGGGAGCATATTTTTCAAGTGGGCTTCAATGGGTTTGAACTAGGTACTGAAGGTCCAATAGGCACGGAAGGGGGTGCTTCTTATTTACTGAACTACAGGTACTCAACTTTAGCGTTGATGGATGAAGTTGGATTATCTCCTGGCACGGGAAATGCAGTGCCTTATTATCAAGATTTTTCAGCTAAAATAGACGTGCCTACTAAAAAGCTAGGAAAGTTCAGCCTATTCGCCATTGGTGGCAAAAGCAATATAGATTTAGTAGGGACAGAAACAGACACCACCGAAACAGATTTGTATTCTGATATCTCTCAAAACATCTATAATTCAGCCAAAATGGGGGTGATAGGGCTTTCCAATACTCAATATTACAATAATGACACTTATGGCATTTTCACTCTTTCAGCGGACTATACCTTTACCGGTAATATAGTAGATTCCTTAAGCACTGAAAACCGAATTCCTCAGCCATTCTACAGGAGCAATTATGGATTGACTAAATATCGGGCGCAATACCATTTTCATCAGAAAGTCAATGCCAAGCATAATTATGTCACTGGTTTTAATTATGATGTTTATTCATTCAACTTGCAGGACAGTATTTATAGAGCTTCAACTGATGATTTTAGAAATTTACGAGATGAACAAGGAGTTTCAGGCTTGGCGCAGGGCTTCTTTCAATGGCAATATAGGATAACTGAAAAACTGGATGCTACGGCTGGCTTACATTACCAGTATTTCGCCTTCAATGGCTCACAACAAATAGAACCACGACTAGGGGTAAACTATCAGCTTAATAAGCAAAACAGCTTGAAGTTTGGTTATGGATTGCATAGTCAGCTTCAAGTAATGCCCATCTATTTCTTAGAAACTCAACAAGCTGGAAATGGAAAAATCAGAACGAATGAAAATCTGGATTTTACAAAATCACATCATTTTGTAGCTGGGTTTAATCATCTATTTACGAGAGATTTCAAGTTAAGCACAGAGGTATACTACCAACACTTATACGATGTTGCAGTGGAAAGGAGAAGTAGCTCTTTCTCAATGCTCAATGCAGGAGCTGATTTTGGCGTTCCGAATGTCGATAGCTTGGTTAATACAGGTATCGGCACAAATTATGGTTTCGAATTGACAATGGAAAAAAGCTTTAGCAATAATTATTATTTCCTTGCCACGGCTTCCATCTTTGAATCAAAATATCAGGGCAGTGACGGTAAATGGCGAAATACTGCCTTTAATAGCCAATACGTGCTGAATGGTCTATTAGGAAGAGAATTTGAATTAGGTTCTAAGAACAGAGTTTTGGCCATAGATCTTAAAAGTACCTATGCTGGAGGACAATATGTAACGCCAATAGATTTGGAAGCTTCGAGACTAGCTAAAGAAATGGTATTAGATAGTAAAAATGCATATTCAGTAAAAAATCCGGACTATTTCAGAACGGATTTTAAAATAAGTTTTAGGATGAACAGTAAAAAATTAACCCATGAATGGGCCTTGGATATTCAAAATGTATTTAATACCCAAAACCTTTTCCGAAGAACTTACAATCCTGAAACAGAACAAATAGTGAAAAACAATCAATTAGGGATATACCCTATCCCGCAATATAGGTTGACATTTTAAACAGGACACAAAACTTTTCCAAAGTTTTACCTAGTGAAAGATGAAGGATTATTTTAAATAGTTGGAAATCTGTCAATTATCAACTTTGGAAAAGTTATACAATAAAGTAATACTGAAGTCAGATTTTTAAACAATAATCAAATTACAAATTGTCAAAACTTCAAAATTTAGAAGAAATCATGAGAAAGAAATGGAATAATCTCAGCAAATTAGAAGCAACAATTTTTAAGATTCTCATTGTGTTGGTGTTAGGTTTATTCATTTTTACAATGGGTGTAGAAGCAGGAAATACAATTTATAAAGCCATTAATTAAGGTTGAAAATGATAATAAAGGAGCCATACGATCGATATTTAATGATGCTCGGGTTAGCAACTGTTTTGACAGTTACTAATCCTAAAGGCCCTTTTTTGACTGTTTTTTTTATCACCTTAGCCTTTACTTTTGCCTATTGGGAAGGCAATTATCATATCGTGAGCTGGGTAAGAATCAAATTTCCAGCGCTAAAAGACACCAAAAAGAGGATATTCACTCAAGTTGGCTGGTCATTTCTATATACCATCGGAATAGCTAGCTTCTTGGTACTCATGTTGCATTTTTTAGGATTTGTGCCTTATAGCAAACAATATCATTTTTATAATATCGCATTAGGCTTGGGAATTACCATCATAATTTCAATCATTTATGAAACCATCTGCTATTTCCAGCTCTGGAAAGATGCACTTTTAGAAAGTGAAAGGTTGAAAAAAGTAGAAGCTCGGTTACAGTATGAAAGCTTGAAGAACCAAGTCAATCCACATTTTCTTTTCAACAGTTTAAATACGCTGTCTTCCTTGATTTCAGTTAACCCTGAAAAGGCAGAATTATTTGTTCAGGAATTTTCTAAAATTTATCGTTATGTTTTGGAGGTAAGAGACAAAAGCTTTGTGCCTCTCAGACAGGAGCTGGATTTTGTGGATTCTTATATTTTTTTACAAAAAATTCGCTTTGATGACCATTTACATTTTGAAAAAAGCATTCAAGATGAAAAAAATGATTTGTTTATCCCACCATTGATTCTTCAGAACCTGGTTGAGAATTGCATCAAGCATAATACTATCAATCAGAGAAACCCACTTAAAATTAAAGTTGAAATAGTAGACGGAAGATTGTTGGTAATTAACAATTTGCAAGAAAGAAAAGAGGACTATACATCAACCAAAACGGGGCTATATAATATCGAGCAAAGGTTTAAACTACTAAATGGTGAGGCACCGAAATTTTATCAGGAAAATGGGCAATTCATTGCGGAGATTAAGCTTCAAACATTAAGTGTAGACCCTTGAAAGGCAAATAGGCTAAGCACTTTTTCGGCAATGAAACCTTGCAGTTTTTAGAACCACAGATACAGTAGCAATTAAATAGAACTAAATCCTTATAAGAATGGAGAATACATATCAAACCCTTTTAATAATTCACATTATCGCAGGATTTACTGGTCTGATAAGTGGCTTACTCAATATGCTTATGAAGAAGGGAGGTAAAACTCACCGAATAGTAGGCAAAGTGTTTGTGGTCGGAATGATACTTTCATCCATCATAGCATTGACTATGGCAAGCATCAAAACGAACTATTTTCTATTCGTGGTGGGTGTATTTACCATTTATTTGGTTGGGACTGGTAATCGGTACATTTACCTCAAGCTGCTAGGAAAAACACAGAATCCAAAAATCTTAGATTGGGTGCTTTCTGGGGGTATGTTTTTCATGAGTATTGCTTTTGTTTTTCTCGGAGTAACACTGTTGAAAGATCAACAAAATTCATTTGGTATTGTCCCAATAGTGTTCGCTTTCGTTGGTTTCGGAAGTGTGCGAGTAGATTTATTAAATTATACTGGTAGAATTAAATCTTCGCAATTTTGGCTTAAAGCTCATATTTCAAGAATGTCAGGCGGATTTATTGCCGCTTCAACTGCATTTTTAGCCGTGAATGGACCTAAAATTCCGTTGGAAATCCCAACATTTGTTTATTGGTTGTTACCAACAATATTGATCACCCCTTTAATTACAAAATGGAGTAGAAAATTAAGAATGAAGAAATGAATGCTGTAATAATTGAAGATGAGAAATTAGCTGCTCAGAAGCTGGAGTCTATGTTGTCTAAAATACAACCTAGCTTAAAAATAATTAAACTGATGGGAAGCATTGAAGAGGCGGTTGAGTTCTTTCAAAATGAAGTTCAAGTAGACTTAGTTTTTCTAGATATTCATTTATCCGATGGAAGTAGTTTTAATATTTTTGATCAAGTAGAAATTACAGCTCCAATCATTTTCACTACTGCTTATGATGAATATGCACTGAAAGCATTTAAGGTGAACAGTATTGATTATTTACTGAAACCCATTGCACAAAGCGATTTAAGAGCCGCTTTGGATAAATTAATGAACATTTCAGCCAATGGTAGCAGCAATGATATCGAAAAACTTATTACTGCATTCAGAACAAATCAAGCAGCACACAAGCAAAGGTTTTTGCTGACCTATGGAAGCCAAATAAAATCCATCAGAACAGAAGATACTGCATATTTTTATGCGGACAATAAGATGGTATTTTTAGTGAATCAAGATGGTCATAAATATGTGACGGATGAAACGATGGATCAAATAGAAGCGGTACTAGATCCAATGGAATTTTTTCGCGTAAATAGAACATTTTTGATTGGCATAAATTCAATTACGAAAATGAACACTTATTCCCGTAGTAGAATAAAAATTGATTTGGTTCCTGCATGTGAGAAAGAATGCATTGTGAGCACTGAAAAATGTGCTGACTTTAAAAGATGGTTGGGTAAATAAGGAGGCTATTCTTAGTAATGTAAGAATAGCTTTCCAAGATTAGGCCGTCATGCCACCATCAACAGGATTTACTGTTCCTGTGATAAAGCTACTCTCATCACTTCCTAAAAATAACATTAGTTTTGCTACGTCTTCATTGGTTGCATAGCGTTGCAATGGGATACTTTGTTCAAATCCTTTTTTGGCTTCTGCTCCTGCACCTGGCGCAAAGCCTTCTTCCAAAGAGCGCATCATTCTGTTGTCAACAGGTGATGGGTTTACAGTATTTACTCGGATTTTATGAGGAGCTCCTTCCAAAGCAGCGGATTTCATCATTCCAATCACAGCATGTTTGCTGGTTACATAAGGTAAAACATTTGGGGTTCCCATCAAGCCAGCAACGGAGGAAGTAATTACAATACTACCACCCTCTTTATTATTTTTCATCACTGGAAAAACATGTCTCAATCCATAAAAAACACCCTTTATATTTACGTTCAGTACTTGATCAAATACTTCTAAAGGATATTCATCCAAGGGAGCTACTTTACCTTCGACTCCTGCATTATTGTAGAAAATATCGATACCTCCCATTTTTTCCACTGCGTATTGTACATATTTTAATACCTCGTTTTCTTGGCTAACGTCTGCTTTGTAAATAAAAAGCTTTTCAGAAGCTAATTCCTCTTTCGTTTTTTCTAAATCTGTATCCTTTAGATCAGTAATGAGTACCATGGCTCCTTTAGCTAATAATTCTTTTGCTAGCGCCTTTCCAATAGCGCCACTTCCCCCTGTGATAACAATTCTTTTATTTTTCATAATTGTAAGTTTAAGTTCTAATAATGAGAACGTTATGTCTTGATAGAGGTTAGTGAGTTTAATTATAAAATATGATGATTTATATCACTTAATTTGATTCTGATAATCGAATTATAGTATTGAGCTAAGCTTATATTTACTTAATTTTGTTTCTCTAAATAATTACAGCCTCAGGCATTTCATATTTCCCAACCTATGCAGGACACTCACTTCATAAACTTCAATTCTGACATTTCTAATTTTACTTTGCCTAAGAGATTCACTTTCCCATTTTCTTATGAACCCCATCCACTTACGGAACTTGCCGCAAATGAGCTACAAGAAGTCTTGAAGTCTGCTAAAATACGCAATGAAATAAGTGGCAAAATGTACGGTGTTTTAGTAGTCAAAAACCAGAAGGGAGAATTAGGGTATTTATGTTCCTTTTCAGGGCAAGACTATCAAGGGACACCTCCCATCAACTTTGTGCCACCAATTTATAACAGATTGGAAATTGAGGGCTTCTATAAAAAAGGGGAACAAGAATTAGATAGCATCAATAACAAAATTAAGTTGCTCGAAGAAGATCCAAACTTCATCCACTTAATGGATCAGCTCAAATTACAGAGTAAGAGATCAAATGTCGAATTAAAATTGGAGCAGGAAAAAAAGCAAAAGTTGAAGGCAATTAGAAAGGAAAAGAGGGAAGAGGGAATGATTGAATTGAGTCCAAATGCCTTTGATAAGCTGGACGAGAAGCTACGAAAAGAAAGTAGAAACGAAGATTATGACTACAAAAAGCTTCTTAAGAAGTGGAAGAAAAAAATAGCAACGATCCAATCAAAAGTAGCGACATATGAATCTCAAATTCAACAATTAAAAAAGGAAAGGAAAAAGAAATCAACTCAACTTCAAAAGCAGATTTTCGATCAATATCAATTTTTAAATGTCAAGGGAAATAGGAAGGGTTTAGAAGAAGTATTTGAAGAATTTGGCTATCCTCCATCCGGTGCTGGCGATTGTGCATTACCCAAATTATTACAATACGCTTTTGAAAATCATTATAAACCTTTGGCAATGGGCGAATTTTGGTGGGGGAACGCTCCTAAATCTGAATTACGGAAAGAGGGAAGATTTTATCCTGCTTGCAGTGGAAAATGCAAACCTGTTTTAGGACATATGCTCACAGGCCTGCAGCTAGAACAAGATCCCCTTTTGCTGTACACTGCGGAAGATAAAGTAGTCGAAACTTTGTATGAAGACAAACAGATTGTGGTGATTGTAAAGCCTGCTGGCTTGCTAAGTATTCCTTCCAAAGAGATCAAGGATTCCGTACTGATCAGAATGCAAAAAAAGTATCCCAAAGCCTCTGGTCCATTGTTAGCTCACCGTTTAGATAAAATGACTTCAGGGATCATGTTAATCAGCAAAGATTTAGAAAGCCATAAGTATTTGCAAAAGCAATTTATGGATAAAACTATCCAAAAGAGATATTCTGCTGTTTTGGAGGGAGCATTGTCAAAGCAAGAAGGAGAAATCAGTTTACCCTTAGCGGTGGATGAGGATAATCGTCCCATGCAGAAGGTAGATTTTGAAGCAGGTAGGAAAGCACTGACTCAATGGAAATTAATCAAACAGACTGAAAATAGATGTGAAGTTGTATTTTTTCCAATAACGGGAAGAACACATCAACTTAGGGTTCACGCAGCGCATCCTCAAGGACTAGATGCGCCCATAGTTGGAGATACACTTTATGGTAAAAAAGATGAAAGGCTTATGTTGCATGCTGGATACATTCAATTTAAGCACCCCAAAACTGAAGAATTATTGGAATTTGAAAACAAGGCAGATTTTGGATTGTAACTAAATGAGTTCATTTCTGTATAAACAATAGGTTCAAGTATAAATTAAACCAACTATGTTAAAGATAACAAGATCAATAGCAGCAGCAATAATTGTTTTTTCATTAGTATCATGTTCTAATAGTAAAAGTCTAAGCTCTAAAAATGTAGAGGAAATCTTTAGTTTAAATTCTGCACCTTGTCAAACTTCATGTCCCGCATTTGAATTGTCTCTATATGGAGATAAAACCTTGATATTTATAGGGGAAGAAAACACAGCATTGAATGGAAGACATAAACAAACCCTTACTGATGAGCAATTTGAAGCATTACTTGGAATTATTGAAACTGCTGACTGGGCAACTTTGAATGATAATTATCAATCTAAAGTGCAAAACCTACCAACACAAAAATTTACATATAATCGCAATGGTATCAATAAAAGAGTATCAAGGTTTGGAGGAGGTCCTGAATCGATTTCAAATCTTTCCGATGCAATCCTGAAATTTGTTGAAGTGCAGGTGTTTAATAAGTAATCAGTTCTTTTTTAAGTACTTTTTCGGAAGTTTTTTATCAGCAGATTCATTGCTCCAAAAGACCGACATTATGTACCATCTGTCCTCTCCTTTCAATAATTGAATACTATTAATCCCTCTTCTCTCAATTGGGCCATCTTCTGAGGTGCGTACTGCATAGGTGCTAAAACAGTGTGCAATATTACCGAAAGATTCAGTGATTCTGAAAAGTTCCTGTTCATAGAAAGCTGTTCCACCCCTGTTCGTTTGGTACATTTTAACATACTCCTCTGGAGTCCAATAATTGTAGCTGACTTCGCCAGTTTCTGATTTTTGAGTTGGGATTAATTTCGCATCAGCAGAAAACAGATATTTAAATCTTTCCCAATCTCTTTCTTCCTCAGCAGGTCCAGAAATCACGGCTGTTAAAGCAGACATTATAGCATCAACAGATTGAACATCCTGATCGTAATTTTGTGCAAATGTCAAATTGCAAGAGAAAAATAATGGTAGTAGGAATGCGATTTTTGTTAAATTATTCATGGTTTTTGTCTAGAATTTTAATTAAATCAGTGTTGCTTCTTAATACAGTCAACAGAATATCTAATAAGTTCTCATAGTCACCTGACAACTTTTTATTCAACTCTTCAGCATCAGTACTAGATTCCACCCTCATCTTATGAAATGCCCTAAACCCTTCAACCACTTTGTGGATATCCTTGTTTTGATCTTTCAGTTTTTTGATTTTTTCATCTGGATTATGATTCCCTTTAAGAGCATTCACTCTGTCTTTTAATCCTTGTATAGGAAACCTTTCTTCAAAAATTTTAAATGGACTTTTTTCGGACGGGATTTTTTTAGGAGAAAATTGTAAATCTTCATTTACGATCTGGTGGATATCTATTCCAAAGAAATCTGCAATTTTGACCAAGTTTTCTATACTTGGCTGTGCAAGTTCTTTTTCATACGAAGCAATATTACCTCTTTTCAGTCCAACAGCCTCAGCCATTGCTGTTTGACTCAAGCCCTTTTGGGTCCTGAGATATTTTATATTGTTTGCTATTTTTGTCATTTG
This is a stretch of genomic DNA from Marivirga harenae. It encodes these proteins:
- a CDS encoding cation:proton antiporter domain-containing protein, with the translated sequence MILAASVDIPILSDIVIILGLSIFVILLFRKLKVPPIIGFLITGIIAGPYGFQLIEATEGVKVFAEIGVILLLFIIGIEFSIKSLISIKRAVFIGGTVQVVGTILLVMLIALNTNFDLSAAIFLGFLFSLSSTAIVLKIIQDKGETTTPHGKTILAILIFQDIIVVPMMLFTPLLAGESQNIWMEILMMVLKAALLIAFVLVSARYIVPWLFYQIAKTRSKELFILVIVLICFSIAWLSAALGLSLALGAFLAGLIVSESEYSHQAASNILPFHELFTSFFFVSIGMLLDIFFVADHFIIIVGLMVATVIGKSLIATLAGAFLGYPGRTSYRIGFSIFQVGEFAFILSTVGITYAVISDLTYQYFLSVSLFTMGITPFMMSISPKLADKLASSKLASKIGNKTQRMFFSFPDTPEEINEIPEEQLDKHIVIIGFGLNGQNVAKAAKSAGIPYVICEMNPDTIKKYKALGEPIHYGDAIQPEVLKGLGVYKAKVVVIAISDPLATKRIVTQIRSISNTIHIIVRTRFITETEENLRLGADEVIPEEFETSVEIFTRVLNQYFIPQKKIKEFVRNVRADNYEMLRGVLKRSPMQKLTEEFPNLTTACYEIEKDHSEITDKPIAETNIRHKFGVTVIGLKRDGNLTTQIGPETTPRKGDTIFVFGKPEDLEQFYEKISI
- a CDS encoding TonB-dependent receptor, whose amino-acid sequence is MRKFVITILLSMAVSIGISQEKEREVTYTQNVRGIIVDKVTQSPLPGASVKIVNSDPLKGATADVNGQFLLEDVEIGRVSLEVSYIGYETIAINQLQVNTGKELVLNIELQENIEELSEVTVKANQNPQNASNDLALVSARGFDMEETNRYAGARNDPARMAQNFAGVSGANDSRNDIVIRGNSPSGVLWRLEGVDIPNPNHFGALGTTGGPVSILNNNLLAKSDFMTSVFPSEYGNATAGVFDLKMRKGNSFKREHIFQVGFNGFELGTEGPIGTEGGASYLLNYRYSTLALMDEVGLSPGTGNAVPYYQDFSAKIDVPTKKLGKFSLFAIGGKSNIDLVGTETDTTETDLYSDISQNIYNSAKMGVIGLSNTQYYNNDTYGIFTLSADYTFTGNIVDSLSTENRIPQPFYRSNYGLTKYRAQYHFHQKVNAKHNYVTGFNYDVYSFNLQDSIYRASTDDFRNLRDEQGVSGLAQGFFQWQYRITEKLDATAGLHYQYFAFNGSQQIEPRLGVNYQLNKQNSLKFGYGLHSQLQVMPIYFLETQQAGNGKIRTNENLDFTKSHHFVAGFNHLFTRDFKLSTEVYYQHLYDVAVERRSSSFSMLNAGADFGVPNVDSLVNTGIGTNYGFELTMEKSFSNNYYFLATASIFESKYQGSDGKWRNTAFNSQYVLNGLLGREFELGSKNRVLAIDLKSTYAGGQYVTPIDLEASRLAKEMVLDSKNAYSVKNPDYFRTDFKISFRMNSKKLTHEWALDIQNVFNTQNLFRRTYNPETEQIVKNNQLGIYPIPQYRLTF
- a CDS encoding sensor histidine kinase, with translation MIIKEPYDRYLMMLGLATVLTVTNPKGPFLTVFFITLAFTFAYWEGNYHIVSWVRIKFPALKDTKKRIFTQVGWSFLYTIGIASFLVLMLHFLGFVPYSKQYHFYNIALGLGITIIISIIYETICYFQLWKDALLESERLKKVEARLQYESLKNQVNPHFLFNSLNTLSSLISVNPEKAELFVQEFSKIYRYVLEVRDKSFVPLRQELDFVDSYIFLQKIRFDDHLHFEKSIQDEKNDLFIPPLILQNLVENCIKHNTINQRNPLKIKVEIVDGRLLVINNLQERKEDYTSTKTGLYNIEQRFKLLNGEAPKFYQENGQFIAEIKLQTLSVDP
- a CDS encoding LytR/AlgR family response regulator transcription factor encodes the protein MNAVIIEDEKLAAQKLESMLSKIQPSLKIIKLMGSIEEAVEFFQNEVQVDLVFLDIHLSDGSSFNIFDQVEITAPIIFTTAYDEYALKAFKVNSIDYLLKPIAQSDLRAALDKLMNISANGSSNDIEKLITAFRTNQAAHKQRFLLTYGSQIKSIRTEDTAYFYADNKMVFLVNQDGHKYVTDETMDQIEAVLDPMEFFRVNRTFLIGINSITKMNTYSRSRIKIDLVPACEKECIVSTEKCADFKRWLGK
- a CDS encoding SDR family NAD(P)-dependent oxidoreductase, translating into MKNKRIVITGGSGAIGKALAKELLAKGAMVLITDLKDTDLEKTKEELASEKLFIYKADVSQENEVLKYVQYAVEKMGGIDIFYNNAGVEGKVAPLDEYPLEVFDQVLNVNIKGVFYGLRHVFPVMKNNKEGGSIVITSSVAGLMGTPNVLPYVTSKHAVIGMMKSAALEGAPHKIRVNTVNPSPVDNRMMRSLEEGFAPGAGAEAKKGFEQSIPLQRYATNEDVAKLMLFLGSDESSFITGTVNPVDGGMTA
- a CDS encoding RluA family pseudouridine synthase, whose product is MQDTHFINFNSDISNFTLPKRFTFPFSYEPHPLTELAANELQEVLKSAKIRNEISGKMYGVLVVKNQKGELGYLCSFSGQDYQGTPPINFVPPIYNRLEIEGFYKKGEQELDSINNKIKLLEEDPNFIHLMDQLKLQSKRSNVELKLEQEKKQKLKAIRKEKREEGMIELSPNAFDKLDEKLRKESRNEDYDYKKLLKKWKKKIATIQSKVATYESQIQQLKKERKKKSTQLQKQIFDQYQFLNVKGNRKGLEEVFEEFGYPPSGAGDCALPKLLQYAFENHYKPLAMGEFWWGNAPKSELRKEGRFYPACSGKCKPVLGHMLTGLQLEQDPLLLYTAEDKVVETLYEDKQIVVIVKPAGLLSIPSKEIKDSVLIRMQKKYPKASGPLLAHRLDKMTSGIMLISKDLESHKYLQKQFMDKTIQKRYSAVLEGALSKQEGEISLPLAVDEDNRPMQKVDFEAGRKALTQWKLIKQTENRCEVVFFPITGRTHQLRVHAAHPQGLDAPIVGDTLYGKKDERLMLHAGYIQFKHPKTEELLEFENKADFGL
- a CDS encoding DUF6438 domain-containing protein, which gives rise to MLKITRSIAAAIIVFSLVSCSNSKSLSSKNVEEIFSLNSAPCQTSCPAFELSLYGDKTLIFIGEENTALNGRHKQTLTDEQFEALLGIIETADWATLNDNYQSKVQNLPTQKFTYNRNGINKRVSRFGGGPESISNLSDAILKFVEVQVFNK
- a CDS encoding helix-turn-helix domain-containing protein; protein product: MTKIANNIKYLRTQKGLSQTAMAEAVGLKRGNIASYEKELAQPSIENLVKIADFFGIDIHQIVNEDLQFSPKKIPSEKSPFKIFEERFPIQGLKDRVNALKGNHNPDEKIKKLKDQNKDIHKVVEGFRAFHKMRVESSTDAEELNKKLSGDYENLLDILLTVLRSNTDLIKILDKNHE